In Pseudomonas sp. FP1742, the DNA window TGAGCACGCCCACCGTCGAAGCCGTGAAACTGGATGAACTGAACTGCTGGCGCATCCGCCACGGTCAGGCCGAATTGCTGGTGGCCCAGCAAGGCGCGCACATCCTCAGTTATCAACTGGCCGGCCAACCGCCACTGATCTGGCTCAACGACGAGGCGGTGTTCAAGACCGGCAAGGCTATTCGTGCCGGCGTGCCAGTGTGCTGGCCGTGGTTCGGCAATCTGTCGCGCAACCCGCAGAGTGTCCAGGCCATGCGCGTCAGCCAGGAACCGCCGACGGCTCACGGGCTGGTGCGGGCGATGAACTGGGAGCTGGTCGGCATCGAATCCGAGGGCGAAAGCCTGAAAGCGGAGTTCGTCCTGCCCTACCCCGAAGGCGGCCTGCCGGGATGGCCGCATCAGGTGGACTTGAAGCTGAGCATTCGTCTGGATGAGCAGTTGCATATCAGCCTGACAAGCGAAAACAAGGGCGCCGAACATGTCACGATCAGTCAGGCGCTGCACAGTTACTTCGCGGTCAGCGATGTGCGCAACGTGCACGTTGAAGGGCTGGATGGCTTGAGCTACATCGAGACGCTGGACGACTGGAAAACCGTCACCCAGACCGGCGATCTGCGTTTTACCGGCGAGACCGATCGCATCTATCTCAATACCCCGCCAAAACTGAGCATCGTTGACCCGCACTGGGAACGACGCATCGAACTGACCAGCAGCGGCTCTCGTTCTGCGGTGATCTGGAACCCGTGGATCGACCGCGCGGCGGCGTTCAGCGACATGGCTGACGATGGCTGGCAGCGCATGTTGTGCATTGAAACGGCGAATGTGATGGGTGATGTGGTGACCCTGGCGCCGGGTGCGAGCCATACCCTGGGCGTGAGCATCGCCAGCAACCCTCTATAAGCAACACCATAAACCCAATGTGGGAGCGGGCTTGCTCGCGAAGGCGGTGTATCAGTCGACATCAATGTTGCCTGACACACCGCCTTCGCGAGCAAGCCCGCTCCCACAATTGATCTGTGCCAGGCTGACTGGCGTTTTTACAAATCCGACTCCTTGACCACCCGCACTTGCGCCGCGTCCAGCGCATACGCCGCATCCGCCAGATCGTTGTTGACCTTCTCGATCTTCAGCGTGCCGGTCACCCACAGCGGCGTGTAGATGTCATTCAGCTTCAAGCCTTTTGGATAACGCACCAGCACCAACTGGTTAGGCGGCGGTGGTGGCACATGGATGCAAGCGCCCGGATATGGCACGAGAAAGAACAACGTGCTGCGGCCCTTGGCATCGGTTTCCAGCGGTACCGGGTAACCGCCGATGCGGATGTGCTTGTCGTTCATCGACGGCACGGTTTTGGTCGAATACATCACCGCCGGCAAGCCCTTGCTCTGCTTCATGCCACCCTTTTGGGTAAAGGTGCCATTGGCTTCCGGGGAGTTGTGATCGATTTCGGGCATGGCCTCGAGGGCCTTCTGGTCCGACTTGGGCATCAGTTCGAGCCAGTCGGTTTCCGGTAGTTCGCCGGCATGGGCCAAACCACTGCCCAGGAATAAAAGAGTCAACAGAAGACGGCGCATGAAGGTGCTCGACAAAGGAAAGGACGGTGTAACGCCGAGCATTCTAGCCCTCTCCGACGGCGGCGCAGAGAGGGCTTTGTCGCCTCAATCAGTTCTTTTTGATCAGACCGTAGATCACCAGCAATACCACCGCGCCCACCAGCGCACCAATGAAGCCTGCGCCCTGACCCGCATGATAGATGCCCAGGGCCTGGCCGCCGTAAGTGGCCGCCAGCGAACCGCCGATACCGAGCAGAATGGTCATGATCCAGCCCATGCTGTCATCGCCCGGTTTCAGAAACCGAGCCAGCAGGCCGACGATCAGGCCGATAAAGATGGTTCCGATAATTCCCATGGCATTTCCCTCTGATTGAATGGGTGAGGCAGGACACTTGGCCAAAGCCTAGACAGACTTTGGCATCCTGCCATCAGAGAACGGCGGCCTCGGAAGGTTCCGCCGCTGCCACATGAAACTATTCGGCAATGAGCGCTTCGACCTTGAGGATCTGTGCTGCCAACGTCTCACGGTCCGCACAACGCAGATTGGCGTGACCAACCTTGCGGCCGACCTTGAAAGCCTTGCCGTAGTGATGCAGGTGGCAGTCAGCAATCGCGATCACTTTCTCTACCGGTGGCACGACCCCAATGAAGTTGAGCATCGCGCTCTCGCCAACCTTGGCCGTCGAACCCAACGGCAGACCGGCGATGGCCCGCAGGTGGTTTTCGAACTGACTGCACTCGGCGCCTTCGGTGGTCCAGTGCCCGGAGTTGTGCACACGCGGGGCGATCTCGTTGGCCTTGAGGCCACCATCGACTTCGAAGAACTCGAACGCCATCACGCCGACGTAATCCAACTGCTTGAGCACCCGGCTGGAGTAGTCTTCAGCCAGGGCTTGCAACGGGTGGTCGGTGCTGGCCACGGACAGTTTGAGGATGCCGCTGTCGTGGGTGTTGTGAACCAGCGGGTAGAACCTGGTTTCGCCATCGCGAGCACGCACCGCGATCAGCGAGACTTCGCCAGTGAACGGCACGAAGCCTTCCAGCAGGCAGGCGACACTGCCCAACTCGGCAAAGGTGCCGACCACGTCTTCAGGTTTGCGCAGGACTTTCTGGCCCTTGCCGTCGTAACCCAGGGTGCGGGTTTTCAGCACGGCTGGCAGGCCGATGGAAGCCACGGCGGCGTCCAGGTCAGCCTGGGACTGGATGTCGGCGAACGCAGGAGTCGGAATTCCCAGGTCCTTGAACATGCTTTTTTCGAACCAGCGATCGCGGGCGATGCGCAGGGCTTCGGCGCTCGGGTACACCGGGACGAATTGCGACAGGAAGGCCACGGTTTCGGCCGGGACGCTTTCGAACTCGAAGGTCACCAGATCGACTTCATCGGCCAGCTGACGCAGGTGATCCTGATCGCCGTAATCGGCCCGCAGATGTTCACCCAGCGCAGCGGCACAGGCGTCCGGCGCAGGGTCGAGGAAAGCGAAGTTCATGCCCAGCGGAGTGCCCGCCAGTGCCAACATGCGACCCAACTGGCCGCCACCGATTACACCGATCTTCATCGTCAACAACCTCAGGCGATGCGTGGGTCTGGATTGTCCAGGACGCTGTCTGTCTGCTCTGCGCGGAATTTTTTCAACACGGTATGAAATTGCGGATGCTTGGCGCCCAGGATGCTCGCCGAGAGCAGCGCTGCGTTGATTGCGCCGGCCTTGCCGATAGCCAGGGTGGCGACCGGAATGCCCGCGGGCATCTGCACGATAGAGAGCAGCGAATCGACGCCCGAGAGCATCGACGACTGCACCGGCACGCCCAGCACCGGCAGATGGGTCTTGGCCGCACACATGCCTGGCAAGTGGGCCGCGCCACCGGCACCGGCGATGATCACCTCGATACCACGGGCCTCAGCCTCTTCGGCGTACTGGAACAGCAGGTCCGGGGTGCGGTGGGCAGAGACCACTTTCACCTCGTAAGGGATGCCGAGCTTTTCCAGCATATCGGCGGTGTGGCTAAGGGTGGACCAATCGGACTTGGAGCCCATGATCACGCCAACCAGTGCGCTCATCGTCGTGCCTCTTCTCTCTGGGCGCCCGCAGGCGCGTCAAAAAACAACAAGCCACGCAAAATGCGTGGCTTGATTGTACGAATTATGGCCAGTCAAACCGGCCGAAGGCCGCGCAGTATACCTCAAAGAAGCAGATAAACAGCCCCCAATACGACCATCTGTCATACGGCGCAAAGTGCCGGTTTTATTGACTCTGAGGTCAGCGAAAGAGCAACACAAATCCCCTGTGGAGCGGGCTTGTTCGCGAAGACGGTGGCACATCCAGCATTAATGTGACTGACAGACCGCTTTCGCGAGCAAGCCCGCTCCCACATTGGATCTTCATTATGCTCAAGATCCGGTCGTGCCTTGCGCCGCACCGCCCTCAAGCTTGCGCCACAGCAACCGCAC includes these proteins:
- a CDS encoding D-hexose-6-phosphate mutarotase, whose amino-acid sequence is MSTPTVEAVKLDELNCWRIRHGQAELLVAQQGAHILSYQLAGQPPLIWLNDEAVFKTGKAIRAGVPVCWPWFGNLSRNPQSVQAMRVSQEPPTAHGLVRAMNWELVGIESEGESLKAEFVLPYPEGGLPGWPHQVDLKLSIRLDEQLHISLTSENKGAEHVTISQALHSYFAVSDVRNVHVEGLDGLSYIETLDDWKTVTQTGDLRFTGETDRIYLNTPPKLSIVDPHWERRIELTSSGSRSAVIWNPWIDRAAAFSDMADDGWQRMLCIETANVMGDVVTLAPGASHTLGVSIASNPL
- a CDS encoding 5-(carboxyamino)imidazole ribonucleotide synthase, encoding MKIGVIGGGQLGRMLALAGTPLGMNFAFLDPAPDACAAALGEHLRADYGDQDHLRQLADEVDLVTFEFESVPAETVAFLSQFVPVYPSAEALRIARDRWFEKSMFKDLGIPTPAFADIQSQADLDAAVASIGLPAVLKTRTLGYDGKGQKVLRKPEDVVGTFAELGSVACLLEGFVPFTGEVSLIAVRARDGETRFYPLVHNTHDSGILKLSVASTDHPLQALAEDYSSRVLKQLDYVGVMAFEFFEVDGGLKANEIAPRVHNSGHWTTEGAECSQFENHLRAIAGLPLGSTAKVGESAMLNFIGVVPPVEKVIAIADCHLHHYGKAFKVGRKVGHANLRCADRETLAAQILKVEALIAE
- a CDS encoding DUF3299 domain-containing protein, giving the protein MRRLLLTLLFLGSGLAHAGELPETDWLELMPKSDQKALEAMPEIDHNSPEANGTFTQKGGMKQSKGLPAVMYSTKTVPSMNDKHIRIGGYPVPLETDAKGRSTLFFLVPYPGACIHVPPPPPNQLVLVRYPKGLKLNDIYTPLWVTGTLKIEKVNNDLADAAYALDAAQVRVVKESDL
- a CDS encoding GlsB/YeaQ/YmgE family stress response membrane protein, with the protein product MGIIGTIFIGLIVGLLARFLKPGDDSMGWIMTILLGIGGSLAATYGGQALGIYHAGQGAGFIGALVGAVVLLVIYGLIKKN
- the purE gene encoding 5-(carboxyamino)imidazole ribonucleotide mutase codes for the protein MSALVGVIMGSKSDWSTLSHTADMLEKLGIPYEVKVVSAHRTPDLLFQYAEEAEARGIEVIIAGAGGAAHLPGMCAAKTHLPVLGVPVQSSMLSGVDSLLSIVQMPAGIPVATLAIGKAGAINAALLSASILGAKHPQFHTVLKKFRAEQTDSVLDNPDPRIA